The proteins below are encoded in one region of Helianthus annuus cultivar XRQ/B chromosome 2, HanXRQr2.0-SUNRISE, whole genome shotgun sequence:
- the LOC110910118 gene encoding palmitoyl-monogalactosyldiacylglycerol delta-7 desaturase, chloroplastic-like, with product MVNLITVSQGVNDTEYGKIVFSNVMVTRKRNLFMNRTWRILDVRMALGILAVHLLTLFAPFTFTWGAFWASFTTYVLCGIFGITLSYHRNLAHHSLKLPKWLEYTFAYFGVLALQRDPIYWVSMHRYHHQYVDSEKDPHSPIFGFWFSHMGWLFDSGYILEKYQERKNVEDLKSQAFYRFIHRTYLLHPFALISLVYFFGGFTYLVWAVGVGITWGYHVTFLVNSACHIWGNQAWNTNDLSKNNWLVALITFGEGWHNNHHAFEYSARHGLEWWQIDFCWYMIRFLEVLGLATNVKLPSEDHKRKKSFTSRNKFK from the exons ATGGTAAATTTGATCACAGTTTCCCAAGGTGTAAATGACACCGAATATGGCAAAATAGTGTTCTCTAATGTGATGGTTACAAGGAAGAGAAACCTCTTCATGAACCGTACATGGAGGATTCTTGATGTTAGAATGGCTCTAGGGATACTAGCTGTTCACTTGCTTACACTTTTTGCGCCATTTACGTTTACATGGGGTGCGTTCTGGGCCAGCTTTACCACCTACGTTTTGTGTGGAATTTTTGGTATAACTCTTTCGTATCACCGTAATCTAGCACATCACAGTCTCAAGCTGCCCAAGTGGCTTGAGTACACCTTCGCTTATTTTGGAGTCCTAGCTTTGCAG CGGGATCCCATATATTGGGTGAGCATGCATAGGTATCACCATCAGTATGTTGATTCTGAGAAAGATCCACACTCTCCTATCTTCGGATTTTGGTTTAGTCATATGGGTTGGCTCTTTGATAGCGGCTATATTCTTGAAAAG TATCAAGAGCGTAAAAATGTGGAGGATTTAAAGAGTCAAGCATTCTACAGATTCATCCATAGGACCTATCTATTGCATCCATTTGCATTGATTTCCCTCGTTTATTTTTTTGGTGGATTTACCTACCTCGTTTGGGCCGTG GGGGTTGGAATAACATGGGGATATCACGTGACTTTTCTAGTGAATTCAGCTTGTCATATATGGGGAAATCAAGCTTGGAACACTAATGATCTCTCAAAGAATAACTG GTTGGTAGCGCTTATTACTTTTGGTGAAGGGTGGCATAATAATCACCATGCATTTGAATATTCAGCTCGACATGGATTAGAATGGTGGCAAATTGACTTTTGTTGGTATATGATAAGGTTTCTTGAAGTACTAGGGTTAGCCACAAATGTCAAATTACCATCTGAAGATCACAAACGTAAGAAGTCGTTCACTTCTCGTAACAAGTTCAAGTGA